One Brassica oleracea var. oleracea cultivar TO1000 chromosome C7, BOL, whole genome shotgun sequence genomic window carries:
- the LOC106306439 gene encoding replication protein A 70 kDa DNA-binding subunit E: MGEILTAGVIEMIRNDRVKNHEQMKPVLQVTELKLFTAQQEPSKERIRVLLSDGTAFIQGMLGVTLNPLVKDGVLQPGSILRLDHFVCSEIQKKKIVVIAQLEVITTKSDIIGDHARGRKANEQHGGDSGNTSYEQHGRTDVSCARQINSTETGTSLVGQQRRQVFGSGSGSGSSFEQHGRSDLSGGRQINNNGTGTSHAGIGQQRQQVYGSGSSLPGSYNNPSAGLVRDPPPTYPLQRHQPPPPMYQNRGPVARNEAPPRIIPINALNPYSGRWTIKARVTSKGDLRTYNNPRGGGKVFSFDLLDADGGEIRVTCFNAVADQFFDQIVVGNLYLISRGNLRPAQRKFNHLPNDYEISLDNASTVQQCHEEDAAIPQNQYNFRPIGDIESMETNSIIDVIGVVSSISPTGTIMKKTGTETQKRSLQLKDMSGRSVEVTMWGSFCNAEGQKLQSLCDSGEFPVLAVKAGRVSEFNGKAVSTIGSSQLFVEPDLAEAQKLKEWFAREGRSAPCISISREFTGGGRVDVRKTISQIKDEKLGTSEKADWITVNATIIYMKVDNFYYTACPLMNGDRQCNKKVTDNGDGTWRCEKCDKCVDECDYRYILQLQLQDHTGLTWVTAFQEAGEEIMGMPAKDLYYVKHEHNDEEKFEDIIRKVAFTKYIFKLKVKEETYGDEPTVKATVVKVDKVNYSSDTRTILDAMEKLRTAEAGSSGVGTSGTRDVSSVERREFGLPANQSDQYGNQSSNGARPHGGGGAMSCDVCGNTGHVSANCPNTRSGPQGQYMGGGSYGGSGSYGGGLPRQHVGSY, translated from the exons ATGGGGGAGATTCTGACGGCGGGGGTAATCGAGATGATAAGAAACGATAGAGTGAAGAACCATGAACAGATGAAGCCGGTTCTTCAAGTGACGGAATTGAAGCTGTTCACGGCTCAGCAAGAACCGTCCAAGGAGAGGATTAGGGTCTTGTTATCAGACGGGACGGCCTTTATTCAGGGGATGCTGGGGGTTACTCTCAACCCTCTTGTTAAAGATGGGGTTCTTCAACCCGGTTCCATCCTTAGGCTCGATCATTTCGTCTGTAGTGAGATCCAGAAGAAAAA GATTGTTGTTATTGCGCAATTGGAAGTGATTACAACGAAGTCTGATATTATTGGAGATCATGCACGAGGGCGAAAGGCTAATGAACAGCATGGAGGAGACTCTGGTAACACTAGTTATGAGCAACACGGTAGGACTGATGTGAGTTGTGCTCGTCAAATCAACAGCACCGAGACAGGGACAAGTCTTGTTGGTCAACAGAGACGACAAGTGTTTGGTTCTGGTTCTGGTTCTGGTTCTAGTTTTGAGCAACATGGTAGGAGTGATTTGTCTGGTGGTCGTCAAATCAACAACAACGGGACAGGGACGAGTCATGCAGGTATTGGCCAACAGAGACAACAAGTGTATGGTTCTGGTTCTAGTCTACCTGGATCATACAACAATCCATCTGCAGGTCTTGTGCGTGACCCTCCACCCACTTATCCTCTCCAGCGCCACCAGCCACCACCACCAATGTATCAGAACAGGGGACCAGTGGCGAGGAACGAGGCACCTCCTAGGATCATTCCCATCAATGCTCTTAACCCTTACTCAGGCAGGTGGACCATCAAAGCCAGGGTCACGAGCAAAGGAGATCTCAGGACTTACAACAACCCACGCGGCGGTGGGAAAGTGTTCAGCTTCGATCTTCTCGACGCTGATGGTGGAGAGATAAGAGTCACTTGCTTCAACGCCGTTGCTGACCAGTTCTTTGACCAGATCGTCGTCGGCAACCTTTACCTAATCTCAAGGGGGAACCTCCGTCCCGCTCAGAGGAAGTTCAACCATCTCCCTAACGACTACGAAATCTCGCTGGACAACGCGTCAACGGTACAGCAATGCCACGAGGAGGACGCTGCCATCCCTCAGAATCAATACAACTTCCGTCCTATAGGTGATATCGAGAGCATGGAGACTAACAGCATCATCGATGTGATTGGCGTTGTCTCGTCCATCAGCCCCACTGGAACAATAATGAAGAAAACGGGTACCGAGACGCAGAAGAGATCTCTTCAGCTGAAGGACATGTCTGGTCGAAGCGTTGAGGTAACCATGTGGGGTAGCTTCTGCAACGCAGAGGGACAGAAGCTGCAGAGTCTCTGCGACTCTGGTGAGTTTCCTGTTCTTGCAGTTAAGGCGGGGAGGGTCAGCGAGTTTAATGGTAAGGCGGTGAGCACCATTGGGTCAAGCCAGCTCTTCGTTGAGCCAGACCTCGCTGAAGCTCAGAAGCTTAAGGAATGGTTTGCTAGAGAAGGAAGGAGCGCCCCTTGCATCTCCATATCGAGAGAGTTCACCGGTGGCGGCAGAGTAGATGTCCGCAAAACAATCTCTCAAATCAAAGACGAGAAGCTAGGGACCTCGGAGAAGGCTGACTGGATCACAGTCAACGCCACTATTATATACATGAAGGTGGACAACTTCTACTACACGGCTTGTCCTCTCATGAACGGTGATCGTCAGTGCAACAAAAAGGTGACTGACAACGGAGACGGGACGTGGCGGTGCGAGAAGTGTGATAAGTGCGTGGATGAGTGTGACTACAGGTATATACTGCAGCTCCAGTTGCAGGACCATACAGGTCTGACTTGGGTCACAGCGTTTCAAGAGGCTGGTGAGGAGATAATGGGGATGCCTGCTAAAGATTTGTATTATGTGAAGCATGAGCACAATGATGAGGAAAAGTTTGAAGATATCATCCGTAAGGTTGCTTTTACCAAATACATCTTCAAGCTGAAGGTTAAAGAAGAGACGTATGGGGATGAACCTACGGTGAAAGCAACGGTTGTGAAAGTAGACAAGGTAAACTACTCATCAGATACCAGGACTATTCTAGATGCTATGGAGAAACTCAGGACCGCTGAGGCTGGCAGCTCTGGTGTTGGAACCTCAGGAACAAGAGATGTCTCATCAGTGGAAAGAAGGGAGTTTGGTTTACCTGCAAACCAATCAGATCAATATGGGAATCAGTCTAGCAATGGCGCTAGGCCTCATGGTGGTGGTGGTGCTATGAGCTGCGATGTCTGTGGAAACACTGGTCATGTTTCTGCAAACTGTCCAAACACTAGGAGTGGGCCTCAAGGGCAATACATGGGT